Proteins encoded in a region of the Bradyrhizobium sp. CB3481 genome:
- a CDS encoding reverse transcriptase domain-containing protein, whose translation MNRVRQQNGCRSGRLVGRRRSLSATAARGRCPVRSRAHARPRLSSGCIAISGAAHYAGERAPTYAGSLRDDTYQPLPVRRLEIPKRGAPGKTRALGIPSIYDRVCQQALANRLEPIFEKVFDPSSFGYRKGRKTADALTKIWREIQAGNEWIVDADLKDYLDVAS comes from the coding sequence ATGAATCGGGTGCGTCAACAAAACGGATGCCGCTCCGGCCGACTCGTCGGCAGACGCCGCAGCCTTTCAGCGACAGCTGCGCGAGGTCGCTGTCCCGTCCGCTCCCGTGCTCATGCACGTCCGCGCCTATCGAGCGGATGCATCGCGATCTCAGGCGCGGCCCACTATGCGGGCGAGCGGGCACCCACATACGCCGGCTCGCTCCGAGATGACACCTATCAGCCGCTGCCCGTGCGACGGTTGGAGATCCCGAAAAGAGGAGCTCCCGGCAAGACCAGAGCTTTGGGCATACCTTCGATCTATGATCGAGTGTGCCAACAGGCGCTGGCCAATCGCTTGGAGCCGATCTTTGAGAAGGTCTTTGATCCCAGCAGTTTTGGGTATCGGAAGGGTCGAAAGACAGCCGATGCGCTAACCAAGATCTGGCGCGAAATACAGGCTGGGAACGAGTGGATCGTAGACGCGGATCTGAAGGATTATTTGGACGTGGCTTCATAA
- a CDS encoding multiubiquitin domain-containing protein, giving the protein MATERADILETEGLGRNHLVTVKVNERPVKLLGPREMGEQIKIAAIEQDVQIGNDYLLDQVLHDGTHRRVEDHEPVELQDQMVFVARKPEHVVIITVNEQSVNLIGHSASGTEIKAAAIAQGVAIQPNFVLQEELPNGTSRIVGDHDVVRLREHLRFTAIAPDDNS; this is encoded by the coding sequence ATGGCTACCGAACGCGCGGATATCCTTGAGACGGAAGGCCTCGGACGCAACCACTTGGTGACGGTGAAAGTGAACGAGCGCCCGGTAAAGCTGCTGGGCCCGCGTGAAATGGGCGAGCAAATCAAGATCGCTGCGATCGAGCAGGACGTTCAGATCGGCAATGACTATTTGCTGGACCAGGTGCTCCACGATGGTACCCATCGCCGCGTCGAAGACCATGAGCCGGTAGAACTCCAAGATCAAATGGTGTTCGTGGCGCGAAAGCCTGAACACGTAGTCATAATCACCGTCAACGAACAGTCGGTGAACCTCATAGGCCACTCCGCCAGCGGCACAGAGATCAAGGCCGCCGCCATTGCTCAAGGTGTGGCGATCCAGCCCAATTTTGTGCTGCAGGAGGAACTGCCTAACGGTACCAGCCGTATCGTCGGCGATCATGACGTCGTCCGTCTGCGCGAACATCTTCGGTTCACGGCGATCGCGCCGGACGATAACTCCTAG
- a CDS encoding recombinase family protein produces MSERVKITPSHLSRQAVVYLRQSSAAQVEHNRESTDRQYALAGKARDLGWPDERIIVIDEDLGLSGSGSVARSGFARLTAEVALARVGLVLGLEVSRLARNNAEWYRLIDLAGFTDTLIGDADGRPSSTIASCWGSRAQ; encoded by the coding sequence ATGAGTGAGCGCGTCAAGATTACGCCAAGTCATCTCTCTCGACAGGCTGTCGTCTATCTGCGCCAATCCAGCGCCGCACAGGTCGAGCACAACCGCGAATCAACGGACCGGCAATATGCGCTTGCCGGCAAAGCGCGTGACCTCGGCTGGCCCGATGAACGCATCATCGTTATCGACGAGGATCTTGGCCTCTCCGGTTCGGGCTCGGTGGCGCGTTCGGGCTTTGCCCGCCTCACCGCCGAAGTGGCGCTCGCGCGTGTCGGCCTGGTGCTCGGTCTCGAAGTCTCGCGGCTCGCGCGCAATAACGCCGAATGGTACCGCCTGATTGATCTGGCCGGATTTACCGACACGTTGATCGGCGATGCCGACGGCAGGCCGTCTTCAACGATCGCCTCTTGCTGGGGCTCAAGGGCACAATGA
- a CDS encoding recombinase family protein — protein MSEAELHVLRARLNGGIRNKAARGELRRGLPVGFVWGEADGEVRLHPDEAVVTAVRSVFARFAEMGSARRVWLWFRSERLTFPLQLHARADIRWVEASYTAIHQVLTNPVYAGAYVYGKTRQETILDGTGARKKRIRFLPRYQWQVLIPEHHPGFIDWQTYEANQQRLAANTRPQPHKGGGAVRGRRPPARSCQLRPLRPPPAYPLSRTQFFTGYHCAGKVLVENRGVYCLNIGGVQIDDAITQAFIAALEPAKLAATLTAAERLEADRQAALKRWRLAVERASYEAQRAERRYRAVDPDNRLEAAKADLARREATRPHIISQQEHDRLLVLGPDLISVWNASTTTPRDRKELLRTHRRGHHQSRSQCLCRPFDAALEGRCADRDRSRPAPVAASDDPHGRGHRCAPATTGRALFRCCNCRHPQPAGPHDRLWPPLRPQPRR, from the coding sequence ATGAGCGAAGCCGAACTGCACGTGCTGCGGGCTCGCCTCAACGGCGGAATCCGCAACAAGGCGGCGCGTGGCGAACTGCGCCGCGGCCTGCCGGTCGGCTTCGTCTGGGGCGAGGCTGATGGCGAGGTCCGCCTCCATCCCGATGAGGCCGTCGTTACCGCCGTTCGCAGCGTTTTTGCGCGCTTTGCCGAGATGGGATCGGCGCGCCGCGTTTGGCTCTGGTTTCGGTCCGAGCGGCTCACGTTCCCGCTGCAGCTGCACGCCCGTGCGGATATCCGCTGGGTCGAGGCAAGCTACACCGCCATCCACCAGGTCTTGACCAATCCCGTCTATGCCGGCGCCTATGTCTATGGCAAAACGCGCCAAGAGACGATTCTCGATGGCACTGGTGCGCGCAAGAAGCGGATTCGATTCTTGCCGCGTTACCAATGGCAGGTTCTCATCCCCGAGCATCATCCAGGGTTCATCGACTGGCAGACCTATGAAGCAAATCAGCAACGTCTTGCCGCGAACACGCGACCCCAGCCGCACAAGGGCGGCGGCGCTGTGAGAGGGCGGCGCCCTCCTGCAAGGTCTTGCCAGTTGCGGCCATTGCGGCCGCCGCCTGCATACCCACTATCGCGGACGCAATTCTTCACTGGTTATCACTGTGCTGGCAAAGTGCTGGTCGAGAACCGAGGCGTCTATTGCCTCAACATCGGCGGCGTTCAAATCGATGACGCCATCACCCAGGCGTTCATCGCCGCCTTAGAACCCGCAAAGCTGGCCGCGACACTCACCGCCGCGGAACGGCTTGAAGCGGATCGCCAGGCGGCGCTCAAACGATGGCGACTTGCGGTGGAACGCGCCAGCTATGAAGCCCAACGCGCAGAACGCCGCTATCGCGCTGTCGACCCCGACAACCGACTGGAGGCCGCAAAGGCCGATCTTGCGCGTCGCGAGGCCACTCGCCCTCATATAATCAGCCAACAGGAGCATGACCGCCTGCTCGTGCTTGGGCCTGATCTCATCTCCGTCTGGAACGCAAGCACGACGACGCCGCGCGACCGGAAGGAGTTGTTGCGAACGCATCGACGAGGTCATCATCAAAGTCGATCGCAGTGCCTTTGCCGCCCATTTGACGCTGCGTTGGAAGGGCGGTGCGCTGACCGAGATCGATCTCGCCCTGCCCCGGTCGCGGCCAGCGACGATCCGCACGGACGAGGACACCGTTGCGCTCCTGCGACGACTGGCCGTGCATTATTCCGATGCTGTAATTGCCGGCATCCTCAACCGGCAGGGCCGCACGACCGCCTATGGCCACCGCTTCGACCGCAACCGCGTCGGTAA
- a CDS encoding ThiF family adenylyltransferase: MSKCRLHITRPDYELLWHHLYQEDGDEHGAILLAGLSELDTIPLLTVREVHLAKDGVDYVAGAIGHRALTPQFIHRLITRARDERLVYLAVHNHGSDRQVGFSDIDVRSHERGYPALLQIAKGKPVGALVLGRRAMQADLWMPDGSRCELDQASVVGMKIDRLAPHLSRNLSSMDDQYDRQIRMFGRVGQQTLSRAHVAVIGLGGIGSLVVEYLARLGVGHFTLVDDDAVEASNLARLIGASHSDAANRTPKVQLARRLIQQANPSAHIEHFNADVTKASVADRLKGCDYIFLAADSMRARLVVNALVHQYLIPAVQLGSKIRADEQGRVIDAFSAIRPIRPGAGCLWCNQLIDPNLLAKEAKTDAERKAQAYGVEEPNPSVISLNALSAGHAVNDFLMDYLSLRADRPLHYQHINALSGKLHLVEPRKDADCPECSKGGMRFARGDAVDLPCTEG; the protein is encoded by the coding sequence ATGTCCAAGTGCAGGCTCCACATCACCCGTCCGGATTACGAGTTACTTTGGCATCATCTCTACCAGGAGGATGGTGATGAGCACGGAGCCATCCTACTCGCTGGTCTGTCCGAACTTGATACGATTCCACTCCTCACTGTTCGGGAAGTGCATCTGGCTAAGGACGGGGTCGACTATGTAGCGGGCGCAATCGGTCACCGCGCCCTAACGCCGCAATTCATTCATCGGCTGATTACGCGCGCCCGCGACGAGCGGTTAGTCTATTTGGCCGTTCATAATCACGGCAGCGATCGGCAGGTCGGCTTCAGCGATATCGATGTCCGATCTCATGAGCGCGGCTATCCAGCTCTCTTGCAAATCGCCAAAGGCAAGCCGGTTGGTGCTCTGGTATTGGGGCGGCGGGCCATGCAGGCAGATCTCTGGATGCCAGACGGCAGCCGTTGCGAACTCGATCAGGCGAGCGTAGTTGGTATGAAGATTGATCGTCTCGCACCGCATCTATCGAGAAATTTGAGCTCGATGGACGATCAATACGATCGCCAGATTCGTATGTTCGGTCGAGTGGGCCAGCAGACCTTATCGCGCGCTCATGTTGCGGTGATCGGCCTAGGCGGGATCGGTAGCCTTGTAGTGGAATACCTGGCGCGCTTGGGCGTCGGTCACTTCACGCTTGTTGATGACGATGCGGTTGAAGCGTCCAACCTTGCACGACTTATCGGAGCATCGCATTCCGATGCTGCAAATCGGACGCCCAAGGTTCAGTTGGCGCGGCGCCTTATCCAGCAGGCCAATCCATCCGCTCACATCGAGCACTTCAATGCGGATGTGACCAAAGCTTCAGTGGCAGATCGCCTGAAAGGTTGCGATTATATCTTCCTTGCGGCGGACTCAATGCGGGCACGCTTAGTAGTGAACGCGCTGGTTCATCAGTATCTTATTCCAGCTGTTCAGCTGGGCTCGAAAATCCGCGCTGATGAGCAGGGGCGGGTGATCGATGCGTTCAGTGCCATTCGCCCGATTCGTCCAGGTGCGGGTTGCCTTTGGTGCAATCAGCTGATTGATCCTAATCTCTTGGCCAAAGAGGCCAAGACAGATGCGGAACGAAAGGCGCAGGCTTATGGCGTTGAGGAGCCGAACCCCAGCGTTATCAGTCTTAATGCGCTCTCCGCGGGGCACGCCGTGAATGATTTTCTAATGGATTATCTGAGTCTGCGCGCTGATCGTCCCTTGCACTACCAGCACATCAATGCCCTGAGCGGGAAGCTGCACTTGGTCGAACCGCGTAAGGACGCTGATTGTCCAGAATGCTCGAAAGGTGGAATGCGATTCGCTCGAGGTGATGCGGTGGATTTGCCATGTACAGAAGGCTAG
- a CDS encoding helix-turn-helix domain-containing protein, which translates to MHYSDAVIAGILNRQGRTTAYGHRFDRNRVGNLRRHWKISSFQENPQTAGDLLTIKQAADALGVAPSTIHRLLNDGMIAGEQLTPGAPWRIRLTDELKVRFNGETPDGFLPMREAMWALGVSRQTVLQRVKRGELEAVHIMRGKQKGLRIKVLTPQSSLFDPNRMNQGVL; encoded by the coding sequence GTGCATTATTCCGATGCTGTAATTGCCGGCATCCTCAACCGGCAGGGCCGCACGACCGCCTATGGCCACCGCTTCGACCGCAACCGCGTCGGTAATTTGCGCCGGCACTGGAAGATTTCAAGCTTCCAAGAAAACCCGCAAACCGCCGGCGATCTTCTGACCATCAAGCAAGCCGCCGACGCGCTTGGTGTCGCTCCCTCGACGATCCATCGTCTGCTCAACGACGGCATGATCGCCGGTGAGCAGCTCACGCCTGGCGCTCCCTGGCGCATTCGGCTGACCGATGAACTCAAGGTGCGCTTCAACGGCGAAACGCCCGACGGCTTTCTGCCGATGCGCGAGGCTATGTGGGCGCTTGGAGTCTCGCGCCAAACCGTATTGCAGCGAGTCAAGCGCGGCGAACTCGAAGCCGTGCACATTATGCGCGGGAAGCAAAAAGGACTCCGCATCAAGGTCTTAACCCCGCAATCCAGCCTGTTCGACCCAAACCGCATGAACCAGGGTGTATTATGA
- a CDS encoding helix-turn-helix domain-containing protein — protein MAISETARNANNTKGFNGDAFYRALETTVQARDVNWKEVSEATGVSASTLTRMAQGRRPDAASLAALSAWAGLNPSDFVDAPYRASPPEPLVQISSLLRADPALDAEAAEAVEAIVRAAYERLKRPLK, from the coding sequence ATGGCAATTTCCGAAACTGCAAGAAACGCCAATAACACCAAGGGCTTTAACGGAGATGCCTTCTATCGAGCGCTGGAGACGACCGTTCAAGCCCGCGATGTCAACTGGAAAGAGGTATCAGAAGCAACCGGCGTTAGCGCTTCGACCCTGACACGCATGGCGCAGGGACGGCGTCCGGACGCGGCTAGTTTGGCCGCGCTTTCTGCCTGGGCGGGGCTTAATCCGTCGGATTTTGTCGACGCGCCCTATCGCGCTAGCCCACCAGAGCCATTGGTGCAAATTTCTAGCCTTTTGCGGGCTGATCCGGCCTTGGACGCTGAGGCCGCGGAAGCAGTGGAAGCAATCGTACGCGCGGCTTACGAGCGCCTGAAGAGGCCCCTCAAGTAA